In Leptospira congkakensis, one DNA window encodes the following:
- a CDS encoding dicarboxylate/amino acid:cation symporter, with product MAFLKIPFWIQILVSLLLGLIFGILLNPETGFVSAPTLKVYLPWMRLPGDIFLNLLQMIMIPLVIVSIALGVSSLRNLKDLWSLGSKTLIYFIFTTVIAVSIGISLTLIIKPGNHIQSQTITANPNVSTNLDEKQESIPETIANIIPKNLVNVWSKQQMLSVVFFGMILGIFFLTSRDSGAALKAFSHSLESFCLWVVATTMKIAPLAVLGLMSYAIVQIGFSLLLGLVSYIGTVLFGLFCIMIFYGILILIFTRKNPIRFLNQVREIPLLGFSTSSSSSVLPYSLKIAKEKLKLKETVADFVLPLGATVNMDGTALYQAVATVFLSQVYQVDLSSLDLFLLVGTVTAASIGTAATPGVGLVILASILYTFQIPIEGITILFGVDRFLDMCRTSVNLTGDLSCAYIMDHIWKETKPNEKN from the coding sequence ATGGCATTTCTCAAAATCCCTTTTTGGATTCAAATTCTCGTATCCTTATTGTTAGGTTTAATATTCGGAATACTTTTAAATCCTGAAACAGGTTTTGTTTCTGCACCAACTTTAAAAGTCTATTTGCCTTGGATGAGACTTCCTGGTGATATTTTTTTAAACTTACTCCAAATGATTATGATTCCTTTAGTCATTGTTTCGATTGCCCTTGGTGTTTCCAGTTTACGAAATCTGAAAGATCTTTGGAGTTTGGGAAGTAAAACTCTAATCTATTTTATCTTTACAACAGTAATCGCAGTGAGTATTGGAATTTCACTCACTCTCATCATCAAACCCGGAAATCATATCCAATCACAAACAATTACGGCCAATCCGAATGTTTCCACCAATTTAGATGAAAAACAAGAATCCATTCCTGAAACCATAGCCAACATCATTCCTAAAAACCTAGTCAATGTTTGGTCCAAACAACAAATGTTATCGGTTGTTTTTTTCGGAATGATTTTAGGAATATTTTTTCTGACTTCGCGAGACTCTGGTGCCGCATTAAAAGCATTTAGTCATTCTTTAGAAAGTTTTTGTTTATGGGTCGTAGCAACAACAATGAAGATCGCACCATTGGCAGTTTTAGGATTAATGAGTTATGCCATAGTTCAAATTGGATTTTCTCTCTTACTAGGACTCGTATCTTATATTGGAACGGTTTTATTTGGCCTTTTTTGTATTATGATTTTTTATGGAATATTGATTTTGATTTTTACGAGAAAAAATCCAATACGTTTCCTGAACCAGGTTCGTGAAATTCCTTTACTTGGTTTTTCTACTTCAAGTTCAAGTTCTGTTTTGCCCTATTCCTTAAAGATCGCAAAAGAAAAATTAAAACTAAAAGAAACAGTCGCTGACTTTGTTCTTCCATTGGGTGCCACAGTCAATATGGATGGAACTGCTTTGTATCAGGCCGTAGCCACTGTTTTCCTTAGCCAAGTGTATCAAGTAGACCTTTCCTCACTAGACTTGTTTTTGTTAGTTGGTACGGTAACTGCCGCATCCATTGGAACTGCTGCTACACCCGGGGTTGGACTTGTCATCCTTGCTTCCATTCTTTATACCTTCCAAATTCCCATTGAGGGGATCACAATCCTTTTTGGAGTTGACCGCTTTTTAGATATGTGTAGAACTTCAGTAAATCTGACCGGCGATCTATCTTGCGCATATATCATGGACCATATCTGGAAGGAAACAAAACCAAATGAAAAAAATTAA
- a CDS encoding DEAD/DEAH box helicase yields MDIPTQLSLDFETTVEPKQTNEYGFLVDEPELGLAKVTKESPTSVELFFESKEIFRNVNKSNKNLQFLNQYPESLRVWEEFPKAMDLALAASQLKLTYNFNKLSSLSNSRTRLLPHQIESTFIVANSLKPRFILADEVGLGKTIEAGLAVKELMFRRGLKRVLVVAPSPLLVQWQQEMKNKFNEEFAIVRRRNFVTNGPDHWRNFNKIITSIDFIKNPRYAEEILGTKWDIVVFDEAHRLRRDYSKITRGYLFAEKIARKTECLLLLTATPFRGKLEELFYLLHLVDPNILGPYHSFVNDYVIGQKGDLKEKISKVLLRRRKVEVGGFTKRFAKTVRIDLSPIERAFYDETTDYVKREYNMAMGTKNRAIGFVMVVFQKLLDSSVIALLSALQKRKFMLESKFHYMKEHETTLDDWDLDETEGVEDFITELEDEEMSSFQRIKRELFTLNRLIHLGKQIKEDKKTQKLKETLYRLKKEGHKKFIIFTQFRTTQDHLQSVLEPDFKVSPFHGSLSMDEKEVAIQKFKEDFEILICTEAGGEGRNLQFANILFNYDLPWSPLKIEQRIGRIHRFGQKDNVYIFNFASKDTVAERILEVLTNKIRLFEESIGASDDLLGTIEEELDFNSSLMKFVTGTKTKEELETEFDLRIQVAQKGFEKLNALVTPKVLDFNLKDYYDHTLEEREWNNSHLEEVVAQGSKFFQSHLPGTLTSISKGSYEYKNAEGKVKKATFDSDLALTNDSLEFMAFGHPFVERVTELLTQSDVGRKKKYLLSSALNQKILFVFQVEFDFSLKRKDLFFMEFDLKKKKTVVFTEKPNEWTEAKTYVPEKEIPLSKLEEAFIHCYPIVEAEAETKKEILRKETLSIFQKEEYKVELSHQKTIRQLEEKLMRQEAAYKWDNRPEKKAVLHKTMKEIQRAKDEYTVEIRKIKNGAKIFHRIRLFQTYISI; encoded by the coding sequence ATGGACATCCCTACTCAATTAAGTTTAGATTTTGAAACAACGGTTGAACCAAAACAAACAAACGAGTATGGGTTTCTTGTCGATGAACCGGAGTTAGGTCTAGCTAAGGTCACAAAAGAATCTCCCACTTCTGTGGAACTATTCTTCGAATCCAAAGAAATTTTTCGAAACGTAAACAAATCGAATAAAAACTTACAGTTTTTAAATCAATACCCAGAATCACTTCGTGTTTGGGAAGAATTTCCTAAAGCAATGGACTTGGCACTGGCAGCAAGCCAACTCAAACTCACTTATAATTTTAATAAACTCTCTTCCCTTTCGAATTCTAGAACTCGTCTCCTTCCTCATCAAATTGAATCCACATTCATAGTTGCTAACAGTTTAAAACCTAGGTTCATTTTAGCCGATGAAGTGGGACTTGGAAAAACCATTGAAGCTGGTCTTGCGGTAAAGGAACTTATGTTTCGCCGTGGTCTCAAACGAGTGCTGGTTGTGGCTCCTTCTCCTCTTCTTGTCCAATGGCAACAAGAGATGAAAAACAAATTCAATGAAGAATTTGCGATTGTTCGTCGAAGGAATTTTGTTACAAACGGTCCCGATCATTGGCGAAACTTCAATAAAATCATTACCTCTATCGATTTTATCAAAAATCCAAGGTACGCCGAAGAAATCCTAGGAACCAAATGGGACATCGTTGTTTTTGATGAAGCGCATAGACTCCGACGTGATTATTCTAAAATCACTCGTGGTTATCTATTTGCAGAAAAAATTGCGCGGAAAACAGAATGCCTCCTTCTTCTCACAGCTACTCCCTTTCGCGGAAAACTAGAAGAACTATTTTATCTCTTACATTTAGTCGATCCGAACATCCTTGGACCGTATCACAGTTTTGTGAATGATTATGTGATTGGCCAAAAAGGGGATTTAAAAGAAAAAATTTCCAAAGTCCTCCTTCGCCGACGTAAAGTAGAAGTGGGTGGATTTACCAAACGATTTGCAAAAACCGTTCGGATTGATCTTTCTCCCATAGAACGCGCGTTTTATGATGAAACGACTGATTATGTAAAACGAGAATACAATATGGCAATGGGCACTAAAAACCGTGCCATTGGTTTTGTGATGGTTGTATTCCAAAAACTTTTGGATTCATCGGTCATTGCACTTCTTTCTGCCTTACAAAAAAGAAAGTTTATGTTGGAATCTAAATTCCATTACATGAAAGAACACGAAACCACTTTAGATGATTGGGATTTAGATGAAACAGAAGGTGTCGAAGACTTCATCACTGAATTAGAAGATGAAGAAATGTCTAGTTTCCAAAGGATCAAACGAGAGCTCTTCACTCTCAACCGCCTCATCCATTTGGGAAAACAAATCAAAGAAGATAAAAAAACCCAAAAACTAAAAGAAACTCTTTATCGTTTAAAGAAAGAGGGCCATAAAAAATTTATCATCTTCACACAATTCAGAACCACACAAGACCATTTACAATCGGTTCTAGAACCTGATTTCAAAGTTTCCCCTTTCCATGGTTCCTTAAGTATGGATGAAAAAGAAGTCGCCATCCAAAAATTCAAAGAGGATTTCGAAATTCTCATTTGTACAGAAGCTGGTGGGGAAGGCCGTAACTTACAATTTGCCAATATACTTTTTAATTATGACTTACCTTGGAGTCCATTGAAGATTGAACAACGAATTGGAAGGATCCATCGTTTTGGTCAAAAAGACAATGTATATATCTTTAACTTTGCCTCCAAGGATACGGTGGCTGAAAGGATTTTAGAAGTACTCACAAACAAAATTCGTTTGTTTGAAGAATCGATTGGTGCTTCTGATGACTTACTCGGAACCATCGAAGAGGAACTTGATTTCAACTCAAGCCTTATGAAGTTCGTAACAGGTACGAAAACCAAAGAGGAATTAGAAACCGAATTTGACCTTCGCATCCAAGTGGCACAAAAAGGATTTGAAAAACTCAACGCTCTCGTCACGCCGAAGGTTTTAGACTTTAATTTAAAAGATTATTACGACCACACACTCGAAGAAAGAGAATGGAACAATAGCCATCTAGAGGAAGTGGTTGCCCAAGGATCAAAGTTTTTCCAATCGCACTTACCAGGAACACTAACCTCCATTAGCAAAGGATCTTACGAATATAAAAATGCTGAAGGCAAAGTCAAAAAAGCAACTTTTGATTCTGATCTTGCACTGACCAATGACTCACTCGAATTTATGGCCTTTGGTCACCCATTTGTAGAAAGAGTCACAGAGTTGCTCACACAAAGCGATGTAGGTCGCAAAAAGAAATACCTTCTCTCGAGTGCCTTAAACCAAAAAATCCTTTTTGTTTTCCAGGTAGAATTTGATTTTTCTCTCAAACGAAAAGACCTTTTCTTTATGGAATTTGATTTGAAGAAAAAGAAAACGGTAGTTTTCACTGAAAAACCAAATGAATGGACAGAAGCCAAAACTTATGTTCCAGAAAAAGAAATTCCTTTATCAAAACTAGAAGAAGCATTTATTCATTGTTATCCGATTGTAGAAGCGGAAGCGGAAACTAAAAAAGAAATTTTAAGAAAGGAAACTTTATCAATCTTCCAAAAAGAAGAATACAAAGTAGAACTTTCCCACCAAAAAACCATCCGCCAATTAGAAGAAAAACTAATGCGCCAAGAAGCAGCTTATAAATGGGACAATCGTCCTGAAAAAAAAGCAGTCCTTCACAAAACAATGAAAGAAATCCAACGTGCGAAAGACGAATATACGGTCGAAATTCGCAAAATTAAAAACGGCGCGAAAATTTTTCACAGAATTCGGCTCTTTCAAACTTACATAAGCATTTAA
- a CDS encoding 7-carboxy-7-deazaguanine synthase QueE: MFGKIHEVYSSISGEGISQGIPTVFIRFAGCSLRCGKTDSRALWCDTAYALGPNQGTEKSLDSIWSELESLDPHHGYQILLTGGEPLEGKNRDLSVTIANKVFQHRTSIGLPYPASRVETNGSERITEDPFFIFTMDYKLPGSGMEDRMDPENFRILEKRHNSLDEIKFVVRDRIDFERSIEVIREQKIHTNILYSPVHGEVDAKELVEWIKVDNPPKCRLSLQIHKVLWGNQKGV; this comes from the coding sequence ATGTTTGGAAAAATTCATGAAGTCTATTCTTCCATTTCTGGCGAAGGAATTTCACAAGGAATCCCTACAGTTTTTATTCGTTTTGCCGGATGTTCCTTACGTTGTGGCAAAACAGATTCAAGGGCGTTATGGTGTGACACAGCTTATGCCCTGGGACCAAACCAAGGTACAGAAAAAAGTTTAGATTCCATTTGGTCAGAGTTAGAAAGTTTAGATCCCCATCACGGATACCAAATCCTTTTGACAGGTGGTGAACCCTTAGAAGGAAAAAATCGAGATCTCTCTGTAACGATCGCAAACAAAGTTTTCCAACATAGAACTAGTATAGGTTTACCTTACCCTGCTTCCCGAGTAGAAACCAATGGAAGCGAACGTATCACCGAAGATCCATTTTTTATTTTCACTATGGATTATAAATTACCCGGGTCAGGGATGGAAGACCGTATGGATCCAGAAAATTTCCGGATTCTAGAAAAGAGACATAATTCACTTGACGAAATCAAGTTCGTTGTGCGAGATAGAATCGACTTTGAAAGAAGTATCGAAGTCATTCGCGAACAAAAAATACACACAAATATATTGTATTCGCCCGTCCACGGTGAAGTGGATGCCAAAGAACTGGTTGAATGGATCAAAGTAGACAACCCACCTAAGTGTCGTTTGTCGCTTCAAATTCACAAAGTGCTTTGGGGAAATCAGAAAGGAGTTTGA
- a CDS encoding anti-sigma factor antagonist (This anti-anti-sigma factor, or anti-sigma factor antagonist, belongs to a family that includes characterized members SpoIIAA, RsbV, RsfA, and RsfB.): MVMFVDAKLEYPIIQENEIQETHLLLRFRTPANPKIEERKPLVIGLTIDKSWSMKGEKMEAVIDASCALVNWLTRHDAVAIVAYSADVQIIQPVTHLTEKVSVTDKIRNIQVATSTNLSGGWLSALKGLSQSKIPNAYKRVLLLTDGNPTSGIKEKEALVKIAEDHLAMGISTTTIGVGNDFNEEMLVEIAKAGGGNFHYIDNPEKAADIFFDEFGDIGALYAQAIDVELQLAPGVRLKQVLSETSHQIAEEFDEFLGDSKTISRQKINLQLGDLRADDIRNLVLRLEIDDRVNQTESPFCEVNISYYNLLQQNALESAKESFQFPKGKNRGKQDPDVLVEILVANATSGIREISDLIKREHSEDAKALLFGLIKDIKENLHFAPNALGSVLSRLQILETKITTKSDDLNKHLFMNSQIFMKGPEKLDLKDIVLHDEIFEYRTIGDIDLYKCPEIKLLIEQKLSEGYRYIVFDFANTSHIDSSAIGMVIQIVGWLRRRGGELVVANIHDSVKKIFEITRLYNHIRVAETVSSAKDILQRIIYANEGDKKPS; encoded by the coding sequence ATGGTCATGTTCGTAGACGCTAAATTGGAATATCCAATCATCCAAGAAAACGAGATTCAAGAAACCCATCTTTTGTTACGGTTTCGAACTCCTGCAAACCCAAAGATTGAGGAACGTAAACCTTTGGTCATTGGCCTTACGATTGATAAAAGTTGGTCGATGAAGGGTGAAAAAATGGAAGCTGTGATTGATGCTTCTTGTGCCCTTGTGAATTGGCTCACTAGACATGACGCAGTTGCGATTGTTGCCTATTCGGCAGATGTACAAATCATCCAACCTGTCACCCACCTAACAGAAAAAGTTTCCGTTACTGATAAAATTAGAAATATCCAAGTTGCTACATCGACCAACTTAAGTGGTGGATGGTTGTCTGCTTTGAAAGGGCTCAGCCAATCCAAAATTCCCAATGCTTACAAACGAGTTTTATTACTGACTGATGGAAATCCGACTTCTGGAATTAAAGAAAAGGAAGCACTGGTAAAAATTGCCGAAGACCATTTAGCTATGGGAATTTCGACCACAACGATTGGAGTCGGAAACGATTTTAATGAAGAGATGTTGGTCGAAATCGCAAAGGCCGGTGGTGGAAATTTTCATTATATCGACAATCCAGAAAAAGCGGCGGATATTTTCTTTGATGAATTTGGCGATATTGGTGCTTTGTATGCACAAGCCATCGACGTGGAGTTACAACTTGCTCCTGGTGTTCGATTGAAACAGGTTTTATCGGAAACATCCCACCAAATTGCAGAGGAATTCGATGAATTTTTAGGTGATTCTAAAACCATTTCGAGACAAAAAATCAACTTGCAGTTAGGTGATCTCAGAGCAGACGACATTCGTAATTTAGTATTACGTCTGGAAATAGATGATCGGGTAAACCAAACAGAATCTCCTTTTTGCGAAGTGAATATTTCTTATTATAATTTATTACAACAAAATGCTTTAGAGTCTGCAAAAGAATCCTTTCAATTTCCAAAGGGAAAAAATCGAGGAAAACAAGACCCAGATGTTTTGGTCGAAATTTTGGTTGCCAATGCTACGAGTGGAATTCGGGAAATTTCTGATTTGATCAAACGTGAACATAGCGAAGACGCTAAAGCATTGTTATTTGGTCTTATTAAAGATATAAAAGAAAATTTACATTTTGCTCCCAATGCTCTTGGTTCTGTCCTAAGCCGCCTCCAAATTCTGGAAACTAAAATTACAACCAAGTCTGATGATCTAAACAAACATCTTTTTATGAATTCACAAATATTCATGAAAGGCCCAGAAAAATTGGATCTTAAGGACATCGTCCTACATGATGAAATATTTGAATACAGGACTATCGGTGATATTGATTTGTACAAATGTCCGGAAATCAAACTTCTAATCGAACAAAAACTTTCAGAAGGATATAGGTATATCGTTTTTGATTTTGCCAATACTTCACACATTGACTCTTCTGCGATTGGAATGGTGATTCAAATTGTGGGTTGGTTACGAAGGAGAGGTGGTGAACTAGTGGTTGCCAACATTCATGATTCGGTAAAAAAGATTTTCGAAATCACGCGGTTGTACAACCACATTCGTGTAGCGGAAACTGTTTCCTCTGCGAAAGATATTTTACAGAGGATCATTTATGCAAACGAAGGAGATAAAAAACCTAGTTAG
- a CDS encoding transcriptional coactivator p15/PC4 family protein: MAKTGIIRDIDKGRGEVIRVEISEYKGQTFFNIRVWYTDPNGELKPTQKGIAIAPALVGDLKEAIEEAERWLA; this comes from the coding sequence ATGGCAAAAACAGGAATCATTCGAGACATTGACAAAGGTAGGGGAGAAGTCATCCGCGTGGAGATTTCCGAATACAAAGGCCAAACTTTTTTTAATATCAGAGTTTGGTACACAGATCCCAACGGAGAACTAAAACCAACTCAAAAAGGAATCGCTATTGCACCAGCTTTGGTGGGAGATTTAAAAGAAGCAATCGAAGAAGCAGAACGTTGGTTAGCTTAA
- a CDS encoding FAD-binding oxidoreductase → MLTPQINLFKKSNPILAQVLANTRLTPEPGKGKRPTKEGDSAVHRITIAVDHNTYPYMIGQSAGIIPPGVDPEKQAKGSADPSFTIRLYSIASPSFSFGQTKDNIEFVVKRDNVYDENGNLVHKGVCSNYLCDLKPGDTVTMTGPAGKKFLLPQVDYTGDIFFFATGTGISPFFGMVEELLVQKLISFQGNVWLVYGAPYSDEIVLRDYFEDMAKNHPNFHFITAISREEKNSFDGGKMYITHRAKENAESIKNAVNGNGKFYICGGPKGMEKGVIQEIMSACGTDLSYDEFKKHLEEKEQLFVETY, encoded by the coding sequence TTGCTTACCCCTCAGATCAATTTATTTAAAAAATCCAATCCCATCTTAGCCCAAGTTCTGGCAAACACCCGTTTGACTCCCGAACCAGGAAAGGGCAAACGCCCAACGAAGGAAGGAGATTCGGCAGTACATCGAATCACCATCGCTGTAGACCATAATACTTATCCTTATATGATCGGGCAAAGTGCAGGAATCATCCCCCCTGGTGTTGACCCTGAAAAACAAGCCAAAGGATCGGCTGACCCTTCGTTTACCATCCGCTTGTATTCTATCGCCTCACCGTCGTTTAGTTTTGGTCAAACCAAAGACAATATTGAATTCGTGGTGAAACGGGACAATGTGTACGATGAAAATGGAAACCTAGTCCATAAAGGTGTTTGTTCCAATTATCTTTGTGATTTGAAACCTGGTGATACAGTGACGATGACTGGACCTGCAGGGAAAAAGTTCCTATTGCCTCAAGTGGATTATACCGGAGATATTTTCTTTTTTGCCACAGGAACAGGAATCAGTCCATTTTTTGGAATGGTGGAAGAACTTCTCGTCCAGAAACTAATCTCTTTCCAAGGAAATGTTTGGTTGGTATATGGAGCTCCTTATTCTGATGAAATCGTTTTACGTGATTATTTTGAAGACATGGCAAAAAACCATCCCAACTTTCACTTTATAACGGCAATTAGTCGAGAAGAGAAAAATTCTTTTGACGGTGGAAAAATGTACATCACTCACAGAGCAAAAGAAAATGCGGAATCCATTAAAAATGCTGTCAATGGAAACGGTAAGTTTTATATTTGTGGCGGTCCGAAGGGAATGGAAAAAGGAGTCATACAAGAAATCATGTCTGCTTGCGGAACTGATCTTTCTTATGATGAATTCAAAAAACACCTGGAAGAAAAAGAACAACTTTTTGTAGAGACGTATTAA